The DNA window ATATTTTGTTATCCAACTCTCTGGCATCATTACCGTCATAATCTGGTTTGCTGTGCGATGTCTGTTTGGGGCTTATTTCTAAATCTGTATGAACTGTGCCCTAAAGTGGGACCTCAAGCCCCCCTAGAGTCAGCTACAGTCCCCCTAGAGCTACAGAGTTAATCATCATCCCTGTGATGTGAATACTCTAAGAAGGCCACACTAGCAGTAAATAAGATTTCCATTGATGAGTAGTTGTTCTGCTGCCTATAGTTCTTATGTTGAATAAGATTGGAGTGTCAAGGAGTTGAATTTTCCCTTTTATCAAAGTTTAATGTCAGATGGAGTTGAATTGTAGCCCCCATGTAACCCTGATGTTTTCAAGATCAGTGGCAAAATCATCTGTTTTCTGCCTGAAAGCTTCCATgcagaaaaaatacatttggtGGCTTTCCTTTAGGCCATGGAAAGGGTGGAGTCAGTATACAATAATAATTCTTTTGTGCTCTAACATCTTTGCCGTTCTGTTGCTCTTCTAGTTGGATTGAATTTCTCTCCATTTTTTTCTAGGTTCACGCTATCCCACTACGCTCCTCCTGGGTGATGACGTGCGCCTATGCTCCGTCTGGAAACTATGTTGCTTGTGGAGGCCTGGACAACATCTGCTCTATCTACAACCTGAAAACCCGTGAGGGAAATGTGCGTGTCAGCCGTGAGCTGGCTGGgcacacaggtgaggaggaagagtttttattttgtcatcaaGTATTGAAAGTAGAGACGTTTTGCTGACTACTGCATTACTGATATTATTAAAAGTCCAGTTACACTATTTTCAGCTAATGTGTCACGTACATGTAGTGAAATCTGACTCATTCAGCCAACTAACAGATTGAAGTCTGATCTCTCTGCATAACGGCAAGCGCAAATAAACTATTGAAAGTGTTGAGCTTTCTGAAATGGACGGTTCATCTGATCAGCGTCACATGATACAGGAAGTGTGTCAGCATTTTAGTTCTACTTCCCTCACTATAGGGAGGGGTCTCTATCCTCAGCCAGGCTGGAAGATTAATTTGAGGCTCCAAATTGACGAGTAAACCAGCCTACTCTTTTCTCTCATGAAAATCCAACAACTAATGTTCCCACGCCAATGTAGAAAAGTCTCCCTCTGACATCAAATTTCTTTAATTGCTACTAATTTTAAATGATAGATGTGATTGGTTAATAGGTGAGTTAATCATTTTTGCTCCTTCCAGGCTACCTGTCCTGCTGTCGTTTCCTGGATGATAACCAGATCGTCACTAGCTCTGGAGACACCACCTGGTGAGTTGTGGTAGTTCATCCAATACTCACAGTACAATCCAGGGTGAAACCTCAGGATCTTCTATCATTTACTTGAACTTTCTTGTGTTTCCACTAATATAACCTTGGGGGGGACCTTCCTCAAACCCCAGCGGCAAATAGAGGGTTAAGACTTTTCAGAATACAAGCGAGCCTATGGAAGAATAGGTAGCCTAGCTAAATTTAAGGCTCATGCCAATCAAATTTCTTAGCAGTTGAAGAATCTTTGCAAGATAATAACGCAGAACCCAACGTTCCCCTTTTGACAGCCGCATGGTAACGTTGCACAAACACTTTGATATTGAAAACCTCAGAGAGACAACGGTGTCAGAGACATCTCTGTGGAGAAAGTAAAAGCTGCGGTCTCTTGTTACATAAGAATGTTGATAGATTGAGCCGTTTCTTGACATCATGATACACAATAGCGATACACAATAGTTCCAAAGTGTCACAGGTGTTCCGTGTGTTGCAGTTGTAGTTGAtctgtgcttttgtttgttttacagtgCTCTGTGGGACATCGAGACTGGTCAGCAGACGACCACATTTGCTGGTCACACAGGCGATGTGATGAGCCTGTCTCTGGCACCTGACACCAGGATGTTTGTCTCTGGAGCCTGCGATGCTTCTGCCAAGCTCTGGGACATCAGAGAAGGAATGTGCCGACAAACCTTCACTGGCCACGAGTCAGACATCAATGCTATCTGTGTAAGTTTCACGGGCACAGTCCGCCTGCTTTACCAGCTCTCATTTCAGTGCTTACTGCAGTGATGCTGCCATTGTTGTGTGGAAATTAACATCTATAAACATTACAGCGcaaaatagcagcagcagatttatctaaaaatgttcATCTTAAGTGTTTTCTCAACATCCAACAATCAGAATTTCTTTGAAATACCATCTTCTTTACAAATAAGTGCATGTAAAACCTTCAGTAATAGAACAGTATGTAAAAATGTGGCAGAGTCCCAGCTGTGGTGTATTTGTGAACCTTCTTAAATCTCTCTTTGGTTGCAGTTCTTCCCCAATGGCAACGCTTTTGCCACAGGCTCAGATGATGCTACGTGCCGGCTGTTTGACCTGCGTGCAGACCAGGAGCTGATGGTTTACTCACACGACAACATCATCTGTGGCATCACCTCTGTGGCGTTCTCCAAGAGTGGCCGCCTACTGCTGGCTGGCTATGATGATTT is part of the Takifugu flavidus isolate HTHZ2018 chromosome 8, ASM371156v2, whole genome shotgun sequence genome and encodes:
- the gnb1a gene encoding guanine nucleotide-binding protein G(I)/G(S)/G(T) subunit beta-1: MSELDQLRQEAEQLKNQIRDARKACADATLSQITANIDPVGRIQMRTRRTLRGHLAKIYAMHWGTDSRLLVSASQDGKLIIWDSYTTNKVHAIPLRSSWVMTCAYAPSGNYVACGGLDNICSIYNLKTREGNVRVSRELAGHTGYLSCCRFLDDNQIVTSSGDTTCALWDIETGQQTTTFAGHTGDVMSLSLAPDTRMFVSGACDASAKLWDIREGMCRQTFTGHESDINAICFFPNGNAFATGSDDATCRLFDLRADQELMVYSHDNIICGITSVAFSKSGRLLLAGYDDFNCNVWDTLKADRAGVLAGHDNRVSCLGVTDDGMAVATGSWDSFLKIWN